The DNA window TGATGCTGATTCTGATCATTCGTCAAATCAATATTCCAACAACATTTGTAGGAAAAGATCTTAGTCCTCACATGATCATCACATGCATTTATGTCTAGGCAAAAGACTCCACAAGCAAGAGAAAAATCAGCATTACACAACCTTCTTTCATCATCATTAAATGGAACTGGTTTCAACCATGTAACACTAAGAAAATAACCACTTTTGACATTATATTAAGACCGCTTATATCCACATTCTATTAGAACAAGTAATTCAATAAGTGAATTGTGACTTTAATTTGAACAAACATATTTATAGTTATTATATGAAGTTAAAGGTAATACAACTCCATCGATCAATTGTATGAAGTTAAAGGCAacgaaaaaaactaaaatttgaatatatctTCTCATTATAGTATTCCAATGACCCTGACatataatatttgttaaattttgacATGAAAACTAAGAAATTCTAATGTTTATTATGAAGAGAGATTAATTTACCAGACCAGCTACTCCCTGTGCATCCACAAGAAGTGATACAGATAACCATACTTACAAGCATATCTGATGTGCTGCCGTCGGTAAGGGTCATGTGCAATAAATTGGAATTTGTATATTATAAGCTAAAAACATGAAAACTTCACCTCAAGACACTCCTTTAATTTCTCAAGTATTTAACATTCAAAGCAGAAGATGCATAAAGATGCAAAAGctacaaaattaaattagaaaccTCATATTTAACTCTTCTATATGGATTAGATAATTTCTATGTTAATTAAAGACACATTTCATCCTGAGGAAGTTAActtgaaacaagaaaataagTTCTTTTAACCAGACATAGGGATATGTTATTCCTTAAATGGCACCTACCAAAGCAATAAAACCATAACCTTTATCAATGGCTTGAATCAAACTTACAAGTGTAACCACTAAATTAATGTCAAATTGGTACTAACTAGATCTCAAGTATCCACCAAATGGAAGGATTCTAATATTTGGGATTGACAGTTTATTACTTTTACTGAGACTTTATATCATTAAAGTGGCCACAATGTACTTGAAAAAATGTTAGTACAAAGTTTCACAACTTATAATTCTCTATGTTTATATGCTCAGCATCCTAAACAAGTttcacaaaatcaattcatAACTGTAGCTATAATACGATTCCAATCTTCTTATTGACACAAGAATTAGTCTGCAAAATGTGCTAttttatgagaaaaacaatATGTCAAAACTAGtctcaatcaaagaaaaattagaaaaactaaatgaaagaaaaacaaactaTAAACAAAGCAGAGGAAGGAAGTGATAGAAGCAAAAAAAAGAGGCATGAGCAGAACCCAAAATGGATGCACAGAATATGATAAACCTAAAATTGGCATAGAAAATTGAGCCCAAAAATAAATCCctaattaaaattagcttaaaaatTTGAGGAGTTGAGATTAGAGATAATTACGAGAAGAACTAAGAGAGCACGTTGAGATTAGATGGAAAAGGCGCCAAAAGAAGCAGATGCGATGAGAGTGGCGGCAGAGGGAGCTCGTGCAACGATGGCGACAAAAGGAGCCGGCGCGACGAGAGCAGCGGTGGAGAGAGCTTATGCAACGACGCGATGAGAGCGACGGCGACGGTGTCAATGGCGGAGGAAGCTCGTGCGACAGAGACAGGAGTGTGTTTTTGCTACGAGTGTGTGAATGGAGCTCGAAAGATGGTGTTTTAAGTTAGGGTTACTCAAATTTGCGATGGATTTACTAATtgattacagacggattttttgtCGATCATAAATAACTCTAAcatcaaattattaatttgatcgaTAGAATTACCGACATATCTTAAAATCTGTTggtaattttttgaaaaaattttcaatttattacaaataaaaaatccgtcaaaaatccattaatattttttacggCAAAATTCTGTCTTAAAAATCTATTagtaatttgttattttttagtaatggCCAATTTTTCCTTTgctggtatttttttattcctcAATGATTTTAAAGTCTCCCACAAGTTCTAATTCTTTAAAGTATTGGACTTAATTTCACTAAACATTGCCAGTAAATTGGGTTTACTCTTTTGCACTTTTGATTTTCCCTTACCTTTCCTCTTCGTCGCCTTAGTGTCCATTGGACGAACCGAAAAATCTACGTGAACTTtattagttttttcttttttttagatttgATGATGAAGAATATGCTCCAGAAGCATTTGTTTTAGAACTTCCGCTAATAGGAAGTTGAGATCTCCATTTATGTTCCATTCATAACTCTTGCGCCTTACAAAACTGTATTTCTTCTTTTCAGTGGCTTCGAATAGTTGATGGGCTAACTCcattacattattattatttgaaccACTCTCTATTCTTTGTGATGCTTGATCATGACAACCACCAAATCTTTTGCCCCAGCATTAATCGTATGCCATCGTGGCTTTATTTCAGTTGCTCCTCTCTTGATCAAGTCAGGGTTACTTTTAGCACAATACTCATAAATTCTGTTCCAAAAAGCATCACTTTTTTTTGTCAATACTAATAATATTATCCATTGAAATATTTAACCATGTACTTATGAGTAGTTTATCCTCTtttcattgtcaatggctattgTCTTGGCATCCATGTTTAACACCGTTGTGGTTGAAATCAATAGCCTCTAAACCTTCATTGTCAGACAATTCTAAATGTTGTGTACTCTATGTTAATTCAACTAGAGTTTGAATTGATGGATCAGATGAACCTAGAACATTTTGAGATTGAAATGGATTAGATTTTGTACtcatattttttactattgaaTTAAATGGGGTAGAAAATGGAAGTAATCCTAAGTtttattatttgagaaaaataaaacttgCAAATTAAATGGAAAGGTAGACTTGGGTAGGGGCGTGACAGCAGCGACAGACGAGGATGCGACGATGAAAGACGCACCGGAGTAAGGAGACGCAACGACGCAGAGCAGGGGAGCCACAGACGCGACGGTGTAGTGTTGGAGACACATCAGAACTGGCGAGACGAATCAAAGGAGTCAACGATCATGACTTCAGGACTCTGGAGTTCGGGAGAAACTGGCCGGTGAAGAAGAGTTGCTGAGTGACATTGAgaaagaacgaggaagaagaattTAGGATTAGAGCCACCGTTAACGTGATttggaaaatttaaaaaatcagtttctaatcttttaataatttatacatttatctcttttaaaaatttaattacaatataATCTAATTTTAGTTAAGATAATAACtcaaattaaaagcaaatattcaattaaaatgTGACACATCATAAAGAATAATTTACATGTTATTTTAGGGAGAATTTAGAGTAAAATTCACCAatattttaatcaataattaacaCAAGAAAAAACATCTACAACtcttaaaataagaatattcaaaactcaattattagacaaaacatttaaaattcaaattcaacaaaGTCCATTTTTAATGGATTTCATATAATAGATTTATTTTAACAATTTTGTTATAGTATTAACAGAAATTAACTGTTTTAGTGTTGGCATAAATTAACTGTTGTAGTATTTGTTCCTAACATTACTCATTTGTCTTAAGATATTGTTAGAGTAAGATAACTCTTtaactgttttattttttaaaagattcaaactttattTCTTAATCATtgtaaaaaagaagaaaaaaaatctccGTTTTCATCAATTTAAGATGATTATGTTGAATAACGGATTCTTTCATCCATCAAGTTATAGTTATTATACTTCCTATAAAAGTATTGGATAGATTCCTATGAACGGTATTTGACATTCAAACTTACTATTTATACGTGACAAATGATACCAGTACATTATATTGTTGTTTCACTTCTTATTATCATTAATTAAGATATGATTTCCGTACATTTTTTCCTATTTTCTTTAATTACCCTTAAATTCAACAGGTGttatttcaattattatataCTTTAATAAGTTGGTTtctttatagtatttttatccaACTACATGTATATCTTTGCAATGAACATGTGATTAAAATTGAACTACTCTTTAATTTGTtccataataaataataataataaaaagaaacaaattaaagaGCGGAGAACATGGATAAAGAGATGCATGTGGTTGGATACTACCTGAATGTAGAGACTATAGCCGCAAAAACGACAAATGTTTTAAGCTTTCCAACGAAGGAATAAGGTTCTTAATTACCAACCTACTAAACTAtaacacaaataaaattaaattaaaaaaaataatttaatttggagATTCTTGCTTTGAGGGAACAGTACAGTTGTCCATCCCCTGATGGAACCCTATGATTTAAAAATCGGTTGACCAAAGGAAGAGAGCATCTAGCCGAGAAAACCGTACAAGCAtgcattatttttaataataaagatGCAAAAAGAAAGGTTTCAGCAACAAACACGGTTAGTTTATAAGTTTATTGGATAAGCTGTCGTTGGAATTTATTTAGACTAATCTAATTtaggttaaaaaatttaaggaGTTTTGGTGCATGGAATCAGAACCAGATGGTTTATTTGCTCAAATAAAATTCAGTGTGGGTTTAATATGCAGAAGAGGACGACAGCCACAAATGCACAGAAAATTTTCTTGTCCTTGTTACTTTTTGCAAGTTAACTAAATAAATTGACACACTTGCTTCAAATATGAGAATAATGGAATCGAATGATTGATATAATTTCGCATTcaattctataataaaaaagtGAAGCACACattgatatatatatacattgtGAAACGCACATTTTAATCTTAGCATTTATCAAGATAGAAACTGTATACAACTaacttttaattagttaatattaattaattttttattaaaaaattaaagttataatttataatttaagacttaaaattaaaaatttatgatttagaaATCTATAATTTAAGatgaaaaaatatagaaaaataacttttaatttcaaattcaaaaaattttcattttttttgaaaaatttaggatttgataTTTATAATGTAGGGtttaagtttaaaaatttatgatttaagatttaaatttaagataataaattttatatattggcGGAAAAAAATTGACTTCCCAACattattcatttaaaataaataaaataattaaaaaaactaattgaTGCTAGTTCCCCAAAAAATTGATTCtctatcattatttttataaaaattttagttttacatATAAACTAATGCACGTATACAAAAGCTTTTAATTCTTCCTATAatgtcaaaaattaaaaataaaattaagagtaattatctaatttattctttaaagtttttaaaacaTGAATAGTTTGGTCCCAAGAAAATTTAATATGCAAcattatttctaatatttatttCTGTTAGAAAATTTAATATGCAACATTAATATGCAACAAGACATGTTAATTCACACGCCTGATTATTAACTCTACGTGTGGCAAGATGGACAAATTAATCTCTAATTCAAAAATGAGATGGATAAATCAATTCTTGTAACTGCTATAAACACGAGATAAATAGATCAATTCCTATAGTTGTTTCAAAAGCAATTCGTATATTTCTCTCTTTTGTAACtctttgaaaatattttcttgAAGAGGCATTTGACACAATATTTTTCTGAAGAGTCTGTTAGTAGTTGTGATTAGTGAAGTGACCCATAGTTTCAAGATGGAGGAGCCACAAAAGCCTCCACCTTAATCAAATTCTTTACAAACTTAATAGTCTCTTTAGCGctttctcatttttctaatCTTGTggtacaaaattattttcagaATTTCAATATTCTTCAAGTTATTCTCCAGAATCTTTTGGCACATCTGCTCCTTTGTCTCTGACTTCTTCTTAAAGACTACAGTAGTAGACAGTGGTGTGAGTATTATCATGGAGGCATTATTAAAAGGAGtcgaagaaaatgaagaagccGATGAAGAGAGAAGTTATGTTTTGTTTCACAAAACTTGATAAGACCCTTGGCACAGAGGAAGCAAATGTTTGGAAAAGTGTGGGGTTGAAATGAAATCTTAGAAAGAAAATTGGGAAATGCATAGTGTGATGATATGGAAGTGAAGAATTCTAATTGGGACTTAGAATAAATGGAGAAATTGGAGAATGAAGTAGAAGAAGCCATGTTAGTTTTGTTGCTAAAGTTAGACGTCACTCTTTGTCGGCAAAGATATTCCTCTAATCGCCATTCTCCATCATATCAAATTGAAACAGCGTCACAAAGTTGAGTGGAGTTGGCTTCGCTTCAATAGAGTTATAGATCGAGGAGGGGAATATATATATGACATCgttttttaaataacaataagAATTTAtctctctatcttatttttgaaattgctaCGTGGACTGATATGTGAATTTCATTTTTGAGTCTGCTATCAATTTGATATGTCTATATATCTCGCTACATGTAAATACTTAACGGTTTAAATGTATGAGTTAACATGTCATGTCAATAATTAATGTTAgtgtaataaaaaatttttggctAAAATTGTATTTTCTGATAAGAATAAATGTTAAAgattatattttgattaaaattttttaaaaattaaatatcctcttttaaaaatttaaggaCTAAtctgaataattattttaaaattaaaacacaaaGGGATAAAAATGTGGAGTTTAGGGTAGATTATATAATGGTAAGGAAAGTTGTGCGTGGTTATTAATGAAAGTGAGGGGTGAGTGCCTCGAAAACGAGCTTTGATCAGACAGTGCATGTGTGAAGCAGTTGTAAACatgttttataatttatttagcttctatatataatatatactacTCTAGTTAATATGAGAAAGACAAAGATTACTACTTATCACTAGTGCTGTTTTCTGAGTCCCTCATGATctgtaattaaatataaaagaagtGCTGGACAACAACTTTTATGATTTGTAGTCATCaaatagttattaataatatttttaataatgtgaaattttatttaataatataaaattaatcattgTTTTTTGTAATTACATACtcaccaaaattcaataaattttttactagCAATAAACACACTACCGTCACCACTCATAGAAATCCTCAGGTATGTTTACTTAACTAGTTAAGACAGCAAAATCCGGATTGCATTTTCGCATTAATTACCTCCATCAGAAACTGCAATAccccatttttttttaatttcttgctaatAACTTATGGCTGAAGCGCTTATTATGGTTACGAGGCTCTATATCAGATGAATAACACAAAGCATGACGAGAAATTGGAGAGATAGGTGTTCTCCCATTGACGATTGTGTATGTGTTATGTGTATATTCTTATATAAGTTGTTCATCCTTATTGGCTTCTGCTTTGTGTTCATCTACTAATAAACCTGCTCCATCTCAATTACGTGGAAGCAAAATGTTAACTGCAAACTCTTTGTTAGTTTTAACTTAAACAGGATCACCATTTACCATTATGAGAATTGATAGATAAATGTGTTTAACATCCCGCTTTACAACGTCTGTAATCCATATTAGTAACTATAATTCTGATATAATGGCAAACATTTGATTCATCATCACACTCAACAACAATTTAATTACATATATAGTGTCAAATATTCAATTATGCTAGttgtaaacaaaaaataagctattaaattaattacttgtataATGTTggttgaaatataaaatataaattaaaaataaaataagtaatacaggtatttattaataaatagataataactaatttaatagcTAATTCTTAGCgtgaatttaatatttttgacataCACACTTATCCACATGAATTAAATCTCTAAATAAGCACATGATACGTAATATCAATATTATCATCAAACAACTACTAATGACTTTCTGCTAAACTCGATCGAACAGCAATTGATGGGTAAATTCCATGCATGAGTAGTAACCAGTGCTAATTAATAAACTTACACGGACACTCATCAACAAGAGTAGCAGCACCACTACCACCATGATCAAGATCAGAATGGAGGGCGCCCAGAAGCCCAAAAATCTTGATCAGAAGGCATCTGATGATGAATGGAAGAACCCACAATATTAGGAGCGTTGACCAAACCAGCATGATGGAAAAGTTGATGAGTTGCAGTTACATCCCTCAAAAGCTGTGTTTGTGAAGAATAATGTTGCTGCTGATGCTGAACACTACTACTAGCCCCAGGGGAATCCATGGAAGAAGAAACCCCTTCTTGCAGTGCCAACATGGCAGCATCACCATTGTTGTCATCTTCCTCCAACGGAAGCTTCTCATAAGCAGCGTTACCAAAAGAAGCAGCCATGATCACTACAATCCCCGAAGCCACCAGCGTCCCAACAACACTCCCTCCCACCACCTGCCCTTGCCCCCCGGCCAAGTATATCGTCAACCGTGACGCTTCCGGTGGAGCCGGCGCCGGCAGGAACGACCCCGCCAGTGACAAGATCTCGAACCTCCCTTGGAGCGTCACGACCGCGTTGCTTGAAGCCGGTTGGCGGAGAGTGACGTTGGCTACCGTGCCGGTGCCACTCATGATGCACACGCCCCTTTGGCGCCTCCGCGTGAAGGCGGAGATGCTCTCGACGATGTCGCAGCCGTCTGCGACTTCCATGACGTGCGTGCGGAGCGCGTTGGCGCTGTCGCGCGTGATGATGATGGGTGGTTTTGGCTTGTTCTTGGATCCCGCGGGTCTACCGCGTGGCCTTCTTGTTATTTCAGATTCTTCGCCTGTTTCTGTGTCTGTCTCCTTCTTGGAAAAGTGATGAAGTTGGAGATCTCTTGGTGTGTTGAAAGGTGGGGGAAGAGAACGCCCTTGTGAAGATGATGTTGTAATTGGATCCATCTATTTCACTCACTAGATTCTATATCTGTGTGATATGGTTAATTACAAGTTGAGGAGCATTATGATTACtactcttcctcttggtagttCCTTTGCATCTGATCTTGTGAAGTTTGATGAAATTCTCCAAAGTGGTAGCTAGAAATTAAGTGCTTCCCAGTTAAAACTGCTGATGAGATCATATGAAAGtaaaaaagaagacatgatgaGACGATTCACTGTGATACATACTTAGTATGAGAAAattagaatattaattataaagagAAATTAGAAGCTGAAGATAGGTTTCATTACCAACTTGTAGAGATGGATTGAGAAGGGAAATCTATGAGCTATTGGAGGAAACAGTTTCGGAATTGGTTTAGGGTTAGATTGAGAAGGAAACCGATGGCAAGTAGATTTCGTTGCAGAAAGACTACATAGTACATACCCTCATGGGCGGCGGATGGGATGGGTCCCCACCACACTACTCTCTCTCCTTTAAAAACTTTTCCGCAGCTATTCCTATTcaacaaaactaattttttcaATGAAAGTTAACggattaatattaattaacgtttttttgttgttataaaatgattttttaaattatattttttaaaaaaatttaaaattgaagatTATGATTTAAGATcttgaattataaataatactatctcttcaaatatttttataaccaaatctaattaaattgatataaagttcaAAAAAAAGTGTGCATatgttactattttttttttgtaccacacaattttttgttaaaaaatataagaatttatTGATATAGCACACAATTTTTAAGCATAACAAAATTTTGACCATAACACATTTGTCAATATAGTATACAAATTTTTGTACATACATAACACAAATTTTTgctcataatatataaattttttttgtgaatatattttgttaattgagTCAATCAATGTTCTAGGTTTGCAGTCCTCCAAAAATTGTTATGCTATACATCAACATTTTTATACTATCTACCAAAATTTGTGTACATATTATACaccaaaatttatgtgttatgcATATTTCATTAGTATAACACACAAATTTTATACATAGTATACAAATTTTGTCACATATTACACAAATTTTTGTTGCGAATTTATTTTGCTAGTTGGGTGAGTCAATGTTCTTAGTATGTAATCTTCTAAAATTTATGTGTTTCACATCAAAATTTTTGTACTGTTCACTAAAATTTTTGCGTTCTACACCAAAATTTATGTGTGATGCATATTTTATTggtatattatataaatttttacatatagcatacaaatttagaaaaagaagaagaagacgaggATTCGTTggttagaaaaagaaaaaaatgaaaatgatgaggTCGATGATGATGACAATAAAACAACATCAAGAAGTAAAAGAAAACAGTGGTGGCGGTAGCGATGACCACGATGGCAATGACAATAGTGATGATAACAATGACAttgaaaaaaatacacaaaagagaaagaagatgaCGACGACAATAACGAAAAAAGAGAAAgtggaaaaggaagaagaagaagaagagtgtgCCCCTTCTGTTCGAAAGAAAGAGCACATGAGGACTTGGTTAAAAATTTGGTTCAAAACATACTGGGACGCCTATCTAGTATtcctttttataatttatgatttaaaatttaggataaaacatatattttgtctatgatatattttcaaaattttttaaaattatccataacatataatttgatttaattttattcttggTGTTTAAAATGTGTTTTAATTCTACCTTTACCATTACAACTTTTGCAATCAACAGATAGTTACattctttctcttttaattttaattctataaaCATAATCCTaactttattttctaaattcctAACCTAACTTTAAATCCTTAAATCCCCTAAATCTTAAATCCTTCTTACCCTTCACCTCACCACTATCACCTATATTGTCGCACCCCTCATTTCATCATTGCCACAAAAACCTTCTTTGCCTTACCACTGTCATTACAATACCATCCCTTACTCACTACTGCACATCCACCTGCATTACAAAGAGCACCTCACTCACCACTACTCTTTGATACTAAGTCATCAGCATTGCCCACCCcatccatcatcatcattatcaacaacaacaacaataacttTTTCCATCCAAATCTCTACCACTTATCACCCTTCACCCATAGCGACAAACAACtaatttgtttattaaaaaaataattaagactAACAAGGAgtgataaaaagaagaagaaggagagagatAAGGAAAGAGAAATAGATAGAGAGAGAATCAAACGTTACAATGAAAGCAAAGCAAAAAGGGGtatagagagagaggaggaggaagagccAAAGAGAAATGAGAGCACATAACAGGAGGGGCGAGGGTGATGCGAAGCATAGACAATGAATATAGAGGTAAATGCAAAGGGAAAAGGATAGagagcaaaaaataaatatagaggaGAACTTGGAGGGTGACATATAGGAGAACACAAAAGGGAAGATGAGACAGATAAGGAGTGAGAAGTGAGGAGAgtaaagagaagagagaatgaTAAAGGGGCAGAGTGGTGTGGCGAGAGAAAAGACTGAAGTAGAAGCAGGTTGTAGGGGCATTAAAAACGAAGTGGGGGCGTGGCACTACAAGAGGTGGTATAGTTTAGAGGGTGAATGCTGGGTTGAAGTTCAGATCAGGT is part of the Arachis duranensis cultivar V14167 chromosome 1, aradu.V14167.gnm2.J7QH, whole genome shotgun sequence genome and encodes:
- the LOC107494221 gene encoding AT-hook motif nuclear-localized protein 24-like, with the translated sequence MDPITTSSSQGRSLPPPFNTPRDLQLHHFSKKETDTETGEESEITRRPRGRPAGSKNKPKPPIIITRDSANALRTHVMEVADGCDIVESISAFTRRRQRGVCIMSGTGTVANVTLRQPASSNAVVTLQGRFEILSLAGSFLPAPAPPEASRLTIYLAGGQGQVVGGSVVGTLVASGIVVIMAASFGNAAYEKLPLEEDDNNGDAAMLALQEGVSSSMDSPGASSSVQHQQQHYSSQTQLLRDVTATHQLFHHAGLVNAPNIVGSSIHHQMPSDQDFWASGRPPF